The segment ataaacatttgtacttgtataaagtgagagagacgAGTGAGAGTGATGAgtgagatctggaagaggggaacgaaaatatatgtatatatacaattttctctcgctttatacaaacacaaacacattttatacatttgtatttgtatagaagcaagagaggcgagcgagactgccAACGAGAACGAAAGTAGCGAGCAAAATTCATTAGGAGAGAGACAAAATAACAACAGTTTGCTATGagatacaattaaatcaaatgaTATTAATagcaattaatttaaattaataatttactattatatataattttttctataatttatgATTTGAACAAATATAAGAACTATATAGTATTATTGAAATAAGGGGtgaaatccaaaaaaaaaaatcactttttagtcatataattaagaaatacaTTAGGATGAAACTCTCTAAAGATGTTGAAACTTTATAACAATGATTTATGAAGACAAGACTGAAAACCGATATCTACTGGCAAGATTAATTAAGATTTACATCATGTAAAATTCATCAAAGAGGGGAATTCGCTTTACTAGGTTTCTTTATTTTCCGAATTTAAACTCgagatttttaaaaagatatttcgAATAGAGCTTTCATAACAGGCTTAATGGGCCAGTAATGCATGAGGGCCAATTGGATGAAACTAGGTCCAATAAACTCTTATAACAGAAGCCACAAACaaatttgagtttgaaaatgCATCTATCCTAAAATTCATGTTTGTGATATAGTAGAAAGAATTGACTCTTTACCacttaaaaataaagatttattgtaataaaaaaatagatcgAAAAATCAAAAGGCGAAAAGCTAGTTAGACACATTTAAGATGAAACAACTAGTGTGTCACGACCCATTTTTCATAGGCTGAGACCTAGAGTCAGACAAAAACCGCGACTGAAACATTATAGGTGAAACTAATGTAGGTCCCATTTGAGTGAATTTTAATACCAAGATTAATTCTTTGTTTGGAATAACTTCAATTACAAATATgtcacttaatttctttttactatatgaatttataataataagattTATCATAATTAACTTCTTAAACAATATTCAAAAGGTGATTTACTATTGTCTATAAAAGGATGGAATGCTTTTTTAGTGTTTAAAGAATATAACATTTGATATGTGAGAAATCATATGAAAGCCACTAATTTGGAACaattaaacaaaacaaattaaagaagaGACAAAAGCATGCTTTTGGAACATTATTTATTGAAGATACCCTTCTATCCATTACAACctatatatattcatacatcagccagaatattattattattattattataatagaaaatatacCTAACCAGATATTGAGtcagaatttaaaataaatgagtttgaatttttaatttcttttaagatACTAATTACTtatacatattaaataaatataaaatttaaatttaaattataaaaatcgaCTAAATTCACATGTCACACTCAAACTACGTccttattaataataatgtcaATTATTAAAAAAGGGTGGTTACTTATAGGTATGAATTTGTAAGATGCCAAATTGAGGGATCTAAAAAGATTCTTTGCAATTAGTAAGAAGCAACATCCAcctacacaaaaaaaaatatttgcaaaatatttaaagaattatctttctaaaaaaatcttTATGGTCAATTTGCAAAAATCTTTTAGTATAATATTATCTACTCCataaaagaagatgaaaaaaaaaaaagaatttttgagttttggaTAAAGATAGAAGCAAGCATATAAGATTCTCAAGGAAATTGTCATGtcccaaaatgaataaaatttcaaaaaaaaaaagaaaagatttattTGGAGGCATTTACTTTAATAGTTTGATAATGATATCCAATGATTAtagatttcatgattttaacattatgaattaatttgaGTTTGAAATTCTATTATCTCTATTATTTGGATAAGAAAtctactttgtttttcttacaTATATAATAGTGCAAATTTAAAAAgtgtgtttatttttattataatcttTGAGTTATATATAATTCTCTGGTATACTACATTTGACTTGACTTGGGTTAAggttataaataaaaatattattttttaataaagagaaaatatgaatttgactttttcataaatatatgttgacaaaacatatcattttgGTGGAAATTGTTAATAGTTGATTCAAAAATTGAGATTCTCTTTGTAGAAAGCTTATAATAGaggattattatttattagctttTTCTATCAAAGATAGtttcatttttaatcatttttctaCCACAGATGACTTCATTTCGAAGACTTGGTTTTTACCCATCTAAATTCTAATATTCCAACTAATCCAGATTCGTTGAGTTTTAGCTCTCTCTACTAAAGATGACTTTATTTCGGAGGCTTCATTTTTCAccataaaaaatgtaaaaaattaacATAGCTTTTTGGTCAACCATAGAAATGAATGTCAATTCTATTGACATAAGTAAATGGAATACATTGAATTTCaccaaataaaatatactcCTATATTCTTCCTCTAAGAACCATATGGATAACATCCAGACAGGCAATCATAAGCATAAAAAAATGAAGTCAAACATtagattttgtatataaaaatgtGGATATTTACAGATATAACTGTTTGTGGGCCCTTTTGCCTGCTTCCATGCCGGCATATAAATGGAACGACATAGACAGTGAAGATTCATATAAGCCGAACCCAAATTGCTCGAGTATAGCCCTTCACCGTCTACTTAAGGGGAGCGACATAGACAGTGAAGATTCATGTAGTTGATCTCGAGTTGCTTCAAGATTTGACGCGTCCTCGTTGTATACCCATCCGTTGCATGCTTAAATTGAGTGTCATGGACAACGGAAATTCATATAACGACGACCTTAACTTGCTTGAAATTGAGGCATTGTCTCCTATCACTATCTTTCAAATGTTAAACTGTTTGTAACTATTGAATATGGTGGGCTAAATGGCCCCCAATACCATCCActctatgttgctcggactcttcagaCATACCACCAGGGTGTGTATCAGATTCTCCAACAGCTATGCATTTTTCTTGAACAACGAATCACTCACTTTATCAGTAATCCTTAAGCTATATGTACATGCCACTCGAACTTAGGTGTCCGTTGAGGCTTCCAGAGTGTGAATTCGGAGGAATATGAACTTCTTTGGTAAGTTGGTATGAGAAGATTCATTTTTGTGGCATCAAGAAAACGACTTGATCAACCCCAAGCTGTAAAGATTCCTTCTAAATATGCTACCAAGTGACAACAACATAGCCCCACCTACACCCACTGCAGGCTCGTCTCTATCAGCTGTTTGATGATTGATCAACGGCAATTCCTTCACTTTCAAGTTACTCCATCCGATTTCCTCCCTAACAGACTCAATGATATTTGAATCGACTGGATTCCCCCTCACATCTGTTATGTAGAATATATTTAGAGCTGATTCCCCTGTGGTTGATATCTCAGCCCTCGTCACGTTTAGACCATTTTCTCGGAATGTTCTAGTTACATCGGCCAATAAGCCTTGTTTGTCTTCTGTGGATAGTTCTAGTCTCACTCCCTGTGATCAGAATTGGAGTACTATGTTGGAAGAATATTCTAAACAGTCTTTACGAAAGGTATAGTTAAAACGTTTCTTTTCACATAGTAAAAGAGAGAAGCAGACGAATACCTCGGATGCTCTTCTTTCAATAGCAGCTTGTAGACATAGAATCACGCGTTGCTTTTCAGCATCTGAACTAATAGGGATTCCATCTGTATGCCTAATGAAGAATTCCTGAGACGAGATATATAAAAACATGAGCAAATGCATATTACTGAATATTATTAAGAAAAGGCATAGTACATAAACAAACACTCAAACTTGGCCTCAACCGGAAGCACTCCAAATCTGAATATAAACAAACGCTCAAACTTGGCTTCAACCGGAAGCACTCCAACTCTGAATATGCACattggacacctcaactttGTCTCAATTTGACAACGAAACACTCCCAACTCGTCCCCACGGTGTCTACATGTGCATACTCAAAGTTGGAGTGCTTACTTATCAGTCCAGGCCAAGTTTGAGTGCGCGTTACGTATTATGCCTAAGACGCGAGACAAGTAAGTAAAGGAATATACCAAGTATGCCCTGTCCCCAGCTGAATCAATTGTGGCATGGAACACAACATACTGCATGTCTGTTAACGTGCAAACGACATCAAATAGAAGTTTAGTTCGGTCTTTGCACTGAATATTTACCACGGAGTAACCCTTTTCCAAGCAGTTCAACACCGATACAATCGGGGTATCGTTGCTAGTCCTAATCACTGGCTTTCTTTCATAATCACGGTCTGCAAACATCATTTGGTGAAGTCTTCTTTCTGTATGCGTGACAGCCATAGACACTGATGTTTCAGCACTTCGAACATCATTATCCCCCTTAAGCACGCTCCTTAAACGGGCTTCAATTCTGTCAATCTTCTGCGAGTCCTCAATTGGGTACCCCGACTGGCTTTCCTTTATATGTATTAGGGAGGCAATACGACCATTGTGAGTCCACATTTTAGCTTCAACTACATTGCACTGTAAATCTGACAGTACAGCAAAGACTTCCGATAAAAGCCCAATTCGATCCGTTCCAGTTAGTTCCAGAGCTGTCAAGCCATTATAGCTCtttgaacttgcataatgaatCGTCCCAAGTGACTGTTTAACATTAGCAAAAAGTTCGGATTTAGTATAAAAACTCCTCAAGTATCTTCATATTTTACGTCAAACAAATATGGTAATCTTAGTATACTTTGAAAAACCTCCATTAAGTAGCCATACCCGGGCATGTCATGAAAATTGATATCAAGGCAAATAAAGGATCCATGTAGCGGAATTACtgttaaaatgataaactaTATACCTGTTCGATGTAACTGATGAATCCTTTGTCCGTCAACTTGTTTCCATCCAAGTCAGTAACATGAAAAACTGCAGATCAAAATGAATTCAAATGTCAAAGAATCAATAAAACATTCACTAAAAATCCTCTCAAACCAAAACGTCGAACGAATTGAGCAACTCACCATCCATAAACCACCGCCCATCACAAGAGACGTAAGCTTTCTTTATTGAAAGGTTCAAATCTGTTAGAACTTGAACTGCTTCAAGAAGAATCCCATGTTTCCTCGCACTATCTATCTGTACATGATCACGATATCAAATTCGTAAAGATTAGTTAGTACTACTTAAGATGGATTTAACTATTATTTCACATAAATCCTTCACCTATGTAACTTTTATTCTTAATCCGAATGAAAACAAGGGTATGCTAACTTGACAATTAGTGGTAAAACGGACTACAATTAAACTCATATTGATTTCTCATATGTCCACACAATGTATAGTTATTATCTTAATAGTCGCTTTCTGACATAATAACGTTTAGTTGAATGACCATTTAACAAATTAACTCAAACAAACTCATCCTCGACTAGTTGAAAATCGAAGGTAACTCAATAGAAAACATTCCAAGATCACAACAAAGGCGTATTACCTTAACAAGGGTGGCATTTGAAGAACTAGCGTTATCAATCATTACCCTGCAGTAGAATTCACAGAGACTAATCAGAAAAAGCAGTTGTTCAAACAAAAATGGAAAATTATCAAAttcaagaatatgaaaaaacacCAAAAAGATTGTTATTTTTACTCCAAATTACTCATTCAAAACCAACTCCAGTTCGTTTTCATGGTCAAACACaacttcaaatttcaaatatcgtttttcaatttgaaaccaaaaattactatatttttttccaaatatccAAGATCAAACGAACCCCGGAGAATTTCGATGAATATTGAAGAGGCTAACCTGGGAATAGTCATTCGAAAAACAAGTTTTTCATATTCATCCAAAAAAGTAGGCCACTCCATATCATCTGTgttgaatttcattttttttccaactttCTTCAGCACACCAAAGAccaaaaaaaaggataaatttcaCAAAAACTGCAAAAAACCCCTTTCAGAAATGAGAAATTTCGTCACTGGaattggattttcttcaataacAGAGACAAAAACAAgatcaaaaagaagaaaatggagATGGGTTCGATTTCAAACAAACAATTTCGAAACCCCTTTTTCATAAATGAGAAATTTCTTCACTGAAACAGCTCAATTCCACAGTTAACTGTTGAATTTCTTCAGCAACAGAGacgaaaaaaaatgataaaaatgaagaaattgaagaaggATTTGGCTTCAAAACAAACAATTTTAGAACCCCTTTTCAGTAATTGAGAAAATTTCTTCTCTAAAACAGCTCAATTCCACCATTAACGGACCTTGAGTATTCTTTGTACATACATACACCTATTTATAtagagtattatttatttatttttgctaattattcactttaattatttgacaatgttttttttttattttaaagaattagTTGACtatggaaaaaaattatatttgacattttttattaaatagttTTATATATCAAGGTCTTGACTCTAGCAAAGGGTGTGTATAAGTGAGTATGTCACATGCCATGCCtaatcttgtttttttttttagttttttttttgagaaattgtgATGTTTGAACTAGTTTATGCGTATTTcgattaattttatgaaatgtatGTCATCTTTTCGTTATATGTGATACCAAATAATTCTATCTAACgttacaaataagaaaaaaaatcattctagACTTCGACTACTAAGTTGCGACTGATCTCGTTTTGCCTACTTTAACCTAATggaaaatttgatttgaaaacttAAAATACAAATGGTGACATATTGACTTATCATACTCCAATTAGAGTTTCACATCTTTTTctataataacaattataataatatattcaggATTATTTCATTGATAGAGtttaaagaaattataatgTATGTAATTTCACTTTTATCTtatgaagataaaaatattatttccaatAATATTTCTGAACGACTTAGATTACACATATCACGACATCTTTTACACTATAAtgagaaatatatttattggaaataaaataaaataaagtaatatcctatttaatgcaaaaaataatttaaataatttttagtaaatttgattggatcataattcataaatgaCTTTTGAAGGGGCAAATTTCCACCTCAGATGCCACGTGGAGTATTTTAAATGGTTGCTTTACTTGCTATCCACTAATTTAGAATCGAGTGAACTGtctgtgaacacctaattttttaccaaaatataaagagtcaaacaccaatttttattttttttattaaaaaggttatatttaaaataaaataaaataataataataaattgtaaattaataaaactaataagatcaattatagtttaataaaaaaattgataaatagaagttgggaatttaagttatttgttaattatttagtttaaaaataataatactatagaaaatattatgaaaatgtaaagaaaaagaaaagaaaagataaatcctaaagatttcaaatttgttaatcttatcctaattattcccaactttctaacttattttactaaaaagNNNNNNNNNNNNNNNNNNNNNNNNNNNNNNNNNNNNNNNNNNNNNNNNNNNNNNNNNNNNNNNNNNNNNNNNNNNNNNNNNNNNNNNNNNNNNNNNNNNNNNNNNNNNNNNNNNNNNNNNNNNNNNNNNNNNNNNNNNNNNNNNNNNNNNNNNNNNNNNNNNNNNNNNNNNNNNNNNNNNNNNNNNNNNNNNNNNNNNNNNNNNNNNNNNNNNNNNNNNNNNNNNNNNNNNNNNNNNNNNNNNNNNNNNNNNNNNNNNNNNNNNNNNNNNNNNNNNNNNNNNNNNNNNNNNNNNNNNNNNNNNNNNNNNNNNNNNNNNNNNNNNNNNNNNNNNNNNNNNNNNNNNNNNNNNNNNNNNNNNNNNNNNNNNNNNNNNNNNNNNNNNNNNNNNNNNNNNNNNNNNNNNNNNNNNNNNNNNNNNNNNNNNNNNNNNNNNNNNNNNNNNNNNNNNNNNNNNNNNNNNNNNNNNNNNNNNNNNNNNNNNNNNNNNNNNNNNNNNNNNNNNNNNNNNNNNNNNNNNNNNNNNNNNNNNNNNNNNNNNNNNNNNNNNNNNNNNNNNNNNNNNNNNNNNNNNNNNNNNNNNNNNNNNNNNNNNNNNNNNNNNNNNNNNNNNNNNNNNNNNNNNNNNNNNNNNNNNNNNNNNNNNNNNNNNNNNNNNNNNNNNNNNNNNNNNNNNNNNNNNNNNNNNNNNNNNNNNNNNNNNNNNNNNNNNNNNNNNNNNNNNNNNNNNNNNNNNNNNNNNNNNNNNNNNNNNNNNNNNNNNNNNNNNNNNNNNNNNNNNNNNNNNNNNNNNNNNNNNNNNNNNNNNNNNNNNNNNNNNNNNNNNNNNNNNNNNNNNNNNNNNNNNNNNNNNNNNNNNNNNNNNNNNNNNNNNNNNNNNNNNNNNNNNNNNNNNNNNNNNNNNNNNNNNNNNNNNNNNNNNNNNNNNNNNNNNNNNNNNNNNNNNNNNNNNNNNNNNNNNNNNNNNNNNNNNNNNNNNNNNNNNNNNNNNNNNNNNNNNNNNNNNNNNNNNNNNNNNNNNNNNNNNNNNNNNNNNNNNNNNNNNNNNNNNNNNNNNNNNNNNNNNNNNNNNNNNNNNNNNNNNNNNNNNNNNNNNNNNNNNNNNNNNNNNNNNNNNNNNNNNNNNNNNNNNNNNNNNNNNNNNNNNNNNNNNNNNNNNNNNNNNNNNNNNNNNNNNNNNNNNNNNNNNNNNNNNNNNNNNNNNNNNNNNNNNNNNNNNNNNNNNNNNNNNNNNNNNNNNNNNNNNNNNNNNNNNNNNNNNNNNNNNNNNNNNNNNNNNNNNNNNNNNNNNNNNNNNNNNNNNNNNNNNNNNNNNNNNNNNNNNNNNNNNNNNNNNNNNNNNNNNNNNNNNNNNNNNNNNNNNNNNNNNNNNNNNNNNNNNNNNNNNNNNNNNNNNNNNNNNNNNNNNNNNNNNNNNNNNNNNNNNNNNNNNNNNNNNNNNNNNNNNNNNNNNNNNNNNNNNNNNNNNNNNNNNNNNNNNNNNNNNNNNNNNNNNNNNNNNNNNNNNNNNNNNNNNNNNNNNNNNNNNNNNNNNNNNNNNNNNNNNNNNNNNNNNNNNNNNNNNNNNNNNNNNNNNNNNNNNNNNNNNNNNNNNNNNNNNNNNNNNNNNNNNNNNNNNNNNNNNNNNNNNNNNNNNNNNNNNNNNNNNNNNNNNNNNNNNNNNNNNNNNNNNNNNNNNNNNNNNNNNNNNNNNNNNNNNNNNNNNNNNNNNNNNNNNNNNNNNNNNNNNNNNNNNNNNNNNNNNNNNNNNNNNNNNNNNNNNNNNNNNNNNNNNNNNNNNNNNNNNNNNNNNNNNNNNNNNNNNNNNNNNNNNNNNNNNNNNNNNNNNNNNNNNNNNNNNNNNNNNNNNNNNNNNNNNNNNNNNNNNNNNNNNNNNNNNNNNNNNNNNNNNNNNNNNNNNNNNNNNNNNNNNNNNNNNNNNNNNNNNNNNNNNNNNNNNNNNNNNNNNNNNNNNNNNNNNNNNNNNNNNNNNNNNNNNNNNNNNNNNNNNNNNNNNNNNNNNNNNNNNNNNNNNNNNNNNNNNNNNNNNNNNNNNNNNNNNNNNNNNNNNNNNNNNNNNNNNNNNNNNNNNNNNNNNNNNNNNNNNNNNNNNNNNNNNNNNNNNNNNNNNNNNNNNNNNNNNNNNNNNNNNNNNNNNNNNNNNNNNNNNNNNNNNNNNNNNNNNNNNNNNNNNNNNNNNNNNNNNNNNNNNNNNNNNNNNNNNNNNNNNNNNNNNNNNNNNNNNNNNNNNNNNNNNNNNNNNNNNNNNNNNNNNNNNNNNNNNNNNNNNNNNNNNNNNNNNNNNNNNNNNNNNNNNNNNNNNNNNNNNNNNNNNNNNNNNNNNNNNNNNNNNNNNNNNNNNNNNNNNNNNNNNNNNNNNNNNNNNNNNNNNNNNNNNNNNNNNNNNNNNNNNNNNNNNNNNNNNNNNNNNNNNNNNNNNNNNNNNNNNNNNNNNNNNNNNNNNNNNNNNNNNNNNNNNNNNNNNNNNNNNNNNNNNNNNNNNNNNNNNNNNNNNNNNNNNNNNNNNNNNNNNNNNNNNNNNNNNNNNNNNNNNNNNNNNNNNNNNNNNNNNNNNNNNNNNNNNNNNNNNNNNNNNNNNNNNNNNNNNNNNNNNNNNNNNNNNNNNNNNNNNNNNNNNNNNNNNNNNNNNNNNNNNNNNNNNNNNNNNNNNNNNNNNNNNNNNNNNNNNNNNNNNNNNNNNNNNNNNNNNNNNNNNNNNNNNNNNNNNNNNNNNNNNNNNNNNNNNNNNNNNNNNNNNNNNNNNNNNNNNNNNNNNNNNNNNNNNNNNNNNNNNNNNNNNNNNNNNNNNNNNNNNNNNNNNNNNNNNNNNNNNNNNNNNNNNNNNNNNNNNNNNNNNNNNNNNNNNNNNNNNNNNNNNNNNNNNNNNNNNNNNNNNNNNNNNNNNNNNNNNNNNNNNNNNNNNNNNNNNNNNNNNNNNNNNNNNNNNNNNNNNNNNNNNNNNNNNNNNNNNNNNNNNNNNNNNNNNNNNNNNNNNNNNNNNNNNNNNNNNNNNNNNNNNNNNNNNNNNNNNNNNNNNNNNNNNNNNNNNNNNNNNNNNNNNNNNNNNNNNNNNNNNNNNNNNNNNNNNNNNNNNNNNNNNNNNNNNNNNNNNNNNNNNNNNNNNNNNNNNNNNNNNNNNNNNNNNNNNNNNNNNNNNNNNNNNNNNNNNNNNNNNNNNNNNNNNNNNNNNNNNNNNNNNNNNNNNNNNNNNNNNNNNNNNNNNNNNNNNNNNNNNNNNNNNNNNNNNNNNNNNNNNNNNNNNNNNNNNNNNNNNNNNNNNNNNNNNNNNNNNNNNNNNNNNNNNNNNNNNNNNNNNNNNNNNNNNNNNNNNNNNNNNNNNNNNNNNNNNNNNNNNNNNNNNNNNNNNNNNNNNNNNNNNNNNNNNNNNNNNNNNNNNNNNNNNNNNNNNNNNNNNNNNNNNNNNNNNNNNNNNNNNNNNNNNNNNNNNNNNNNNNNNNNNNNNNNNNNNNNNNNNNNNNNNNNNN is part of the Solanum pennellii chromosome 8, SPENNV200 genome and harbors:
- the LOC107026933 gene encoding ACT domain-containing protein ACR8-like isoform X1, giving the protein MKFNTDDMEWPTFLDEYEKLVFRMTIPRVMIDNASSSNATLVKIDSARKHGILLEAVQVLTDLNLSIKKAYVSCDGRWFMDVFHVTDLDGNKLTDKGFISYIEQSLGTIHYASSKSYNGLTALELTGTDRIGLLSEVFAVLSDLQCNVVEAKMWTHNGRIASLIHIKESQSGYPIEDSQKIDRIEARLRSVLKGDNDVRSAETSVSMAVTHTERRLHQMMFADRDYERKPVIRTSNDTPIVSVLNCLEKGYSVVNIQCKDRTKLLFDVVCTLTDMQYVVFHATIDSAGDRAYLEFFIRHTDGIPISSDAEKQRVILCLQAAIERRASEGVRLELSTEDKQGLLADVTRTFRENGLNVTRAEISTTGESALNIFYITDVRGNPVDSNIIESVREEIGWSNLKVKELPLINHQTADRDEPAVGVGGAMLLSLGSIFRRNLYSLGLIKSFS
- the LOC107026933 gene encoding ACT domain-containing protein ACR8-like isoform X2, whose protein sequence is MDVFHVTDLDGNKLTDKGFISYIEQSLGTIHYASSKSYNGLTALELTGTDRIGLLSEVFAVLSDLQCNVVEAKMWTHNGRIASLIHIKESQSGYPIEDSQKIDRIEARLRSVLKGDNDVRSAETSVSMAVTHTERRLHQMMFADRDYERKPVIRTSNDTPIVSVLNCLEKGYSVVNIQCKDRTKLLFDVVCTLTDMQYVVFHATIDSAGDRAYLEFFIRHTDGIPISSDAEKQRVILCLQAAIERRASEGVRLELSTEDKQGLLADVTRTFRENGLNVTRAEISTTGESALNIFYITDVRGNPVDSNIIESVREEIGWSNLKVKELPLINHQTADRDEPAVGVGGAMLLSLGSIFRRNLYSLGLIKSFS